Proteins from a single region of Candidatus Neomarinimicrobiota bacterium:
- a CDS encoding GntR family transcriptional regulator, producing MNFDQKTPIYQQLAESIRQDILSGALPAETAIPSVRQISVEYGLNPQTVLNATQLLIQEGLLEKRRGLGMFVQKSARKQLNQSASERFKNETIQALVQEAQLLSISQSDLIELIQKNYGEGV from the coding sequence CAACTGGCTGAGTCTATTCGCCAGGACATACTCTCAGGGGCGCTTCCTGCTGAAACAGCAATCCCCTCAGTCAGACAAATATCTGTCGAGTATGGCCTGAATCCTCAGACCGTTTTAAATGCAACCCAATTACTGATTCAGGAGGGTCTTTTGGAAAAAAGAAGAGGACTGGGCATGTTTGTCCAGAAAAGTGCTCGCAAACAGCTTAATCAAAGCGCCAGCGAACGCTTTAAAAACGAAACTATTCAGGCTTTGGTTCAGGAAGCTCAATTGCTTTCCATTTCCCAATCTGATCTCATCGAACTTATCCAAAAGAATTACGGGGAGGGAGTATGA